The Rhinopithecus roxellana isolate Shanxi Qingling chromosome 9, ASM756505v1, whole genome shotgun sequence genome contains a region encoding:
- the LOC115899677 gene encoding defensin-7-like, translating to MRTLTLLSAILLVALQTWTEPLQARADEMPAQEQPPAGDQDVLIYFSGDEGSSLQVPASTKGLICHCRVLYCLFGEHLGGTCFIHGECSPICCY from the exons ATGAGGACCCTCACCCTCCTCTCTGCCATTCTCCTGGTGGCCCTCCAGACCTGGACAGAACCGCTCCAGGCAAGAGCTGATGAGATGCCAGCCCAGGAGCAGCCTCCAGCAGGCGACCAGGATGTGCTCATTTACTTTTCAGGAGATGAGGGCTCCTCTCTTCAGGTTCCAG CCTCAACGAAGGGCTTGATCTGCCATTGCAGAGTACTCTACTGCCTTTTTGGAGAACATCTTGGTGGGACCTGCTTCATCCATGGTGAATGCTCCCCAATCTGCTGCTACTAA